The Skermanella pratensis genome has a window encoding:
- a CDS encoding response regulator, translated as MDHKTRLIVAENDPLIAWAVRFGLMDIGYEVCGYEVCAWADTAPDAVRLAELHRPDVAVVDRGLADRNEGIDAAREISGRLGIPVVICRGNAIDEVIGSSRGEPPAADRVSKPYRISDLDRLIAVAARH; from the coding sequence ATGGACCATAAAACCCGTCTGATCGTTGCGGAAAATGATCCCCTGATCGCCTGGGCCGTGCGATTCGGGCTGATGGACATTGGTTACGAGGTTTGCGGTTACGAGGTCTGCGCCTGGGCCGATACCGCCCCCGACGCCGTACGGCTGGCCGAGCTGCACCGCCCGGACGTGGCCGTCGTCGACCGCGGCCTTGCCGACCGGAACGAGGGGATCGACGCCGCCCGCGAAATCTCGGGCCGGCTCGGGATTCCCGTGGTGATCTGCCGCGGCAACGCGATCGACGAGGTGATCGGATCCTCCCGCGGCGAGCCGCCCGCGGCGGACCGGGTCTCGAAGCCTTACCGGATCAGCGACCTGGACCGGCTCATCGCGGTGGCCGCCCGTCACTGA
- a CDS encoding ATP-binding protein, producing MTGAAEQRLEKSNNRLRCLSEAMERIQSAGSRDAVMDSVRDAAGKLCGADGVTVVLRTGNQCHYVDEHAIGPLWRGKRFPLESCISGWAMLNGRTAVVPDVYRDDRVPVESYRPTFVRSLISVPIGRDHPDSAVGVYWSEVRTPDPEEVATLETLARAAAAALRGIGLFQSLSAAKDQAERSHAQALAGLAEREKAEAALRNSEARFRTLSEAIPQLVWTAVGKGDWTWASRQWIAFTGQNGADALRWGWLEPIHPDDRAATRAAWRAAPRQGFLDIDHRLRRNDGEYRWFQTRALPVRGDDGGVAQWCGTSTDVSALKEVEAAMRHARDEAERANRAKSHFLATASHDLRQPVTAACLYMDLLSRRLTDPDAKALAGMVELSLQGLRGLLSGLLELARLEAGVVRPDMTPFALYPLLQRLSGEFAGQAQAAGLRLAVPATPFAVLTDRVMLELILRNLIGNALKYTARGGILVEAVEEDGRIVRIDVRDTGRGIPADQISRIFDDYYQGGDPSGGFGIGLATVRRIADVLGLRIAVTSRVSHGSTFSVWVPRADTASVRPAAAPAPITGNLRRCSVLMAEDDAIIAAALLMEMRDWGLEVTRVSGLGELRACIAGRGPAFDLIVSDYRLGDGSGFEAIAAVRQKWPIPAILVTGDTAPEVLKRADREGIRLLHKPLAGSDLKQAIAGLLDAGPPGAVSAD from the coding sequence ATGACCGGGGCGGCGGAGCAGCGCCTGGAGAAAAGCAATAACCGTCTGCGGTGTCTCTCGGAGGCGATGGAGCGGATCCAGTCGGCCGGGTCGCGCGATGCGGTCATGGACTCGGTCCGCGACGCCGCCGGCAAGCTCTGCGGAGCCGACGGGGTGACGGTCGTCCTGCGGACCGGCAACCAGTGCCATTACGTCGACGAGCACGCCATCGGCCCGCTCTGGCGCGGAAAGCGGTTTCCGCTGGAGTCCTGCATCTCCGGGTGGGCCATGCTGAACGGGCGGACCGCCGTGGTCCCCGACGTCTACCGGGACGACCGGGTTCCCGTCGAATCCTACCGGCCGACTTTCGTCAGGAGCCTGATCAGCGTCCCGATCGGGCGGGACCATCCCGACTCGGCGGTCGGGGTCTACTGGTCCGAGGTCCGGACCCCGGACCCGGAGGAGGTCGCCACGCTGGAGACCCTGGCCCGCGCGGCGGCGGCGGCGCTTCGCGGGATCGGGCTGTTCCAGTCGCTCAGCGCCGCGAAGGACCAGGCCGAACGGTCCCACGCGCAGGCGCTGGCGGGCTTGGCCGAGCGGGAGAAGGCCGAAGCCGCGCTGCGCAACAGCGAGGCGCGCTTCCGCACCCTGAGCGAGGCGATTCCCCAGCTCGTCTGGACGGCGGTCGGCAAGGGAGACTGGACCTGGGCCAGCCGCCAGTGGATCGCCTTCACCGGGCAGAACGGCGCCGACGCGCTCCGTTGGGGATGGCTCGAACCGATCCATCCGGACGACCGCGCGGCGACCCGCGCCGCCTGGAGGGCCGCGCCGCGGCAGGGCTTCCTGGACATCGACCACCGGCTCCGGCGGAACGACGGCGAATACCGCTGGTTCCAGACCCGGGCCCTGCCGGTCCGCGGCGACGACGGCGGCGTTGCGCAGTGGTGCGGCACCAGCACCGACGTGAGCGCCCTGAAGGAGGTCGAGGCCGCCATGCGGCATGCGCGCGACGAGGCGGAGAGGGCCAACCGCGCCAAGTCTCATTTCCTGGCGACCGCAAGCCACGACCTGCGCCAGCCGGTGACGGCGGCGTGCCTCTACATGGACCTGCTGAGCCGGCGGCTGACCGATCCGGACGCCAAGGCGCTGGCCGGCATGGTGGAGCTTTCGCTGCAAGGTCTGCGCGGCCTGCTCAGCGGCTTGCTGGAGCTTGCGCGGCTGGAGGCCGGCGTCGTTCGGCCCGACATGACGCCTTTCGCCCTGTATCCCCTGCTCCAGCGGCTCTCCGGCGAGTTCGCGGGGCAGGCGCAGGCGGCCGGGCTGCGGCTCGCGGTACCGGCAACCCCGTTCGCCGTGCTGACCGACAGGGTGATGCTGGAGCTGATCCTGCGCAACCTGATCGGCAACGCGCTGAAATACACTGCCCGGGGCGGCATCCTGGTGGAAGCCGTCGAGGAGGATGGGCGCATAGTCAGGATCGATGTGCGTGATACCGGCAGGGGCATCCCGGCGGACCAGATCTCCCGGATCTTCGATGACTATTACCAGGGCGGCGATCCCTCGGGGGGCTTCGGCATCGGGCTCGCCACGGTCCGGCGGATCGCCGACGTTCTGGGACTGCGCATCGCCGTGACCTCCAGGGTCTCGCACGGCTCGACCTTCTCGGTCTGGGTGCCGCGGGCGGACACGGCGTCGGTCCGGCCCGCGGCGGCACCGGCGCCGATAACCGGAAACCTGCGGCGATGCTCCGTCCTGATGGCCGAGGACGACGCCATCATCGCCGCCGCCCTGCTGATGGAGATGCGGGACTGGGGCCTGGAGGTCACCAGGGTCTCGGGCCTCGGCGAGCTTCGCGCCTGCATCGCCGGGCGCGGGCCGGCCTTCGACCTGATCGTGTCGGATTACCGGCTCGGCGACGGCAGCGGGTTCGAGGCGATCGCCGCGGTCCGGCAGAAATGGCCGATCCCGGCCATCCTCGTGACCGGGGATACCGCGCCGGAGGTGCTTAAGAGGGCCGACCGGGAGGGCATCCGACTGCTCCACAAGCCGCTCGCGGGGTCGGACCTCAAGCAGGCCATCGCCGGGTTGCTGGATGCCGGGCCGCCGGGGGCGGTCAGCGCGGATTGA
- a CDS encoding FAD-binding and (Fe-S)-binding domain-containing protein yields the protein MRDTGLAARLRGAIEGDVLFGAFDRGRYATDASIYQIQPIGVVVPRTVADVAATLEIAREQGVPVLPRGGGTSQNGQTVGEALVVDVSRHLTGIAEFDPESRRVAVEPGIVLDKLNGFLRKNGLFFPVEPSTASRCTIGGMTGNNSCGARSLRYGKMVDNVLSIDAILPDGEAMRFGPVPGNPDAAAGSPAFLDLVRRVRAVAGREAAEVEARFPKVQRRVGGYNLDSVVPGDGLGGNNMAHLLVGSEGTLAFTTRVELEVQPVPTHRVLGVCHFPTFRSAMVATKHLVDLGPVAVELVDRNIIELGRAIPQFNATLGRFVRGEPDSLLLVEFAGADRDALVRELKRLDQAMADLGFPGAVVEVVDPAQQRSIWEVREAGLNIMMSMKGDGKPVSFIEDCAVPLEHLADYTDGLNEVFARHGTTGTWYAHASVGCLHVRPILNLKEADGARRMRAIAEEAFALVRAYKGSHSGEHGDGISRSEFHESMFGTRLVRAFEEIKDTFDPKGMMNPGKIVRAPRMDDRTLFRYGPDYAPQPLEPALDWSDWGGWSRAVEMCNNNGTCRKSNPGVMCPSFRATKDEKHVTRGRANSLRLALTGQLGPDALVSDEMYETMDLCVSCKGCKRECPTGVDMARMKIEFLHHYRKRHGLRPMDRLVAFLPRYAAKAARLGGVAGLRDRVPALARLSERMLGFSARRSLPAWRRDWFRADETGRNPGGPEVVLLADTFDTYFEPENLRAARAVLEAGGYRVRTARAAGESRALCCGRTFLASGLVEEARSEARRTVAALAPFVARGVPVIGLEPSCLLTLRDEFKALLPGEDTDALAGQALLLEEFLAREDAAGRLKLPLKPLAAKRALVHGHCHQKAFGAMGAVERTLRLVPDLEVEVIDSGCCGMAGAFGFDAKHYDVSMKMAELSLLPAVRAADAETLIVADGTSCRHQIHDGARRSAIHVARVLEQALEQEARA from the coding sequence GTGCGCGACACGGGACTTGCCGCGAGGCTGCGAGGCGCGATCGAGGGCGATGTGTTATTTGGTGCCTTCGACCGGGGGCGCTATGCCACCGATGCGTCGATCTACCAGATCCAGCCGATCGGCGTGGTGGTGCCGCGCACGGTGGCGGATGTCGCGGCGACCCTGGAGATCGCCCGGGAGCAGGGCGTGCCGGTGCTGCCGCGCGGCGGCGGAACCTCCCAGAACGGCCAGACCGTCGGCGAGGCGCTGGTGGTCGATGTCAGCCGGCATTTGACCGGCATCGCGGAGTTCGACCCGGAGTCGCGCCGGGTGGCGGTGGAGCCCGGCATCGTGCTGGACAAGCTCAATGGTTTCCTGCGGAAGAACGGCCTGTTCTTCCCGGTCGAGCCGTCGACCGCCAGCCGCTGCACGATCGGCGGCATGACGGGCAACAATTCCTGCGGCGCGCGCTCGCTCCGCTACGGCAAGATGGTCGACAACGTCCTGTCGATCGACGCGATCCTGCCCGACGGGGAGGCGATGCGCTTCGGCCCTGTGCCAGGCAACCCCGACGCCGCCGCCGGGTCTCCCGCGTTCCTGGACCTGGTGCGGCGGGTCCGCGCCGTGGCGGGGCGCGAGGCGGCGGAGGTTGAGGCCCGGTTCCCCAAGGTCCAGCGCCGGGTCGGCGGCTACAACCTGGACAGCGTCGTGCCGGGAGACGGCCTCGGCGGCAACAACATGGCCCACCTGCTGGTAGGATCCGAAGGCACGCTGGCCTTCACGACGCGGGTCGAGCTGGAGGTCCAGCCGGTGCCGACGCACCGGGTGCTGGGCGTCTGCCACTTCCCGACCTTCCGCTCGGCGATGGTCGCGACGAAGCATCTGGTGGACCTGGGGCCGGTGGCGGTCGAACTGGTGGACCGCAACATCATCGAGCTGGGCCGCGCAATCCCGCAGTTCAACGCGACGCTGGGCAGGTTCGTGCGCGGCGAGCCCGATTCGCTGCTGCTGGTCGAGTTCGCCGGCGCCGACCGGGACGCGCTGGTGCGCGAGCTGAAGCGGCTGGACCAGGCAATGGCCGACCTGGGTTTCCCCGGCGCCGTGGTGGAGGTGGTCGACCCGGCGCAGCAGCGCTCGATCTGGGAGGTGCGCGAGGCCGGGCTGAACATCATGATGTCCATGAAGGGCGACGGCAAGCCGGTCTCCTTCATCGAGGACTGCGCGGTGCCGCTGGAGCACCTGGCCGACTATACCGACGGGCTGAACGAGGTCTTCGCCCGGCACGGCACGACCGGGACCTGGTACGCCCACGCCTCCGTCGGGTGCCTGCATGTCCGCCCGATCCTGAACCTGAAGGAGGCCGACGGCGCGCGCAGGATGCGGGCCATCGCGGAGGAGGCGTTCGCGCTGGTGCGGGCCTACAAGGGGTCCCATTCGGGCGAGCACGGCGACGGGATCTCCCGCTCGGAATTCCACGAGAGCATGTTCGGCACGCGGCTGGTCCGGGCCTTCGAGGAGATCAAGGACACCTTCGACCCGAAGGGGATGATGAACCCCGGCAAGATCGTGCGGGCGCCGCGCATGGACGACCGGACGCTGTTCCGCTACGGGCCGGATTACGCGCCCCAACCCCTGGAGCCGGCGCTGGACTGGTCCGACTGGGGCGGCTGGTCGCGCGCGGTCGAGATGTGCAACAACAACGGCACCTGCCGGAAGTCCAACCCCGGCGTGATGTGCCCGTCGTTCCGCGCCACGAAGGACGAGAAGCACGTGACGCGCGGGCGGGCCAACTCGCTGCGGCTGGCGCTGACCGGCCAGCTCGGGCCGGACGCCCTGGTCTCGGACGAGATGTACGAGACCATGGACCTGTGCGTAAGCTGCAAGGGCTGCAAGCGCGAGTGCCCGACCGGCGTCGACATGGCGCGGATGAAGATCGAGTTCCTGCATCACTACCGCAAGCGCCACGGCCTGCGGCCGATGGACAGGCTGGTGGCGTTCCTGCCGCGCTACGCCGCCAAGGCCGCCCGGCTGGGCGGCGTCGCCGGCCTGCGCGACCGGGTGCCGGCCCTGGCCCGGCTGAGCGAGCGGATGCTGGGCTTCAGCGCGCGGCGCAGCCTGCCGGCGTGGCGGCGCGACTGGTTCCGGGCCGACGAGACCGGGCGCAATCCAGGCGGGCCGGAGGTCGTGCTGCTGGCCGACACCTTCGACACCTATTTCGAGCCGGAGAACCTGCGGGCCGCGCGGGCCGTGCTGGAAGCCGGCGGCTACCGGGTGCGCACCGCGCGCGCCGCCGGCGAAAGCAGGGCGCTGTGCTGCGGGCGGACCTTCCTCGCCTCCGGCCTGGTGGAGGAGGCGCGTTCCGAAGCCCGGCGCACGGTCGCGGCGCTGGCTCCCTTCGTGGCGCGGGGCGTGCCGGTGATCGGGCTGGAGCCGAGCTGCCTGCTGACGCTCCGCGACGAGTTCAAGGCGCTGCTGCCGGGGGAGGACACCGACGCCCTGGCCGGACAGGCGCTGCTGCTGGAGGAGTTCCTGGCGCGGGAGGACGCGGCGGGCCGGCTGAAGCTGCCGCTGAAGCCCCTGGCTGCGAAGCGCGCCCTGGTCCACGGCCACTGCCACCAGAAGGCTTTCGGGGCCATGGGAGCGGTGGAGCGGACCCTGCGGCTGGTGCCGGACCTGGAGGTCGAGGTGATCGACAGCGGCTGTTGCGGCATGGCGGGGGCTTTCGGCTTCGACGCGAAGCACTATGATGTATCCATGAAGATGGCCGAGCTTTCCCTCCTGCCTGCGGTCCGGGCGGCCGACGCGGAGACCCTGATCGTCGCCGACGGCACCAGCTGCCGTCACCAGATCCACGACGGCGCCCGGCGCTCCGCGATCCATGTCGCGCGGGTGCTCGAGCAGGCGCTTGAGCAAGAGGCCCGTGCATGA
- a CDS encoding pyridoxal-phosphate-dependent aminotransferase family protein: MPAHSGRHFLQIPGPTNVPDRILRAIDHPTIDHRGPDFGRLGAKVLDGIKGIFRTASPVVIYPASGTGAWEAALVNTLSPGDRVLMAETGHFASLWRELAARLGLEPEFLPGDWRHGADPAAIEARLAEDREHAIKAVCVVHNETSTGVASRIPEIRAAIDRAGHPALFLVDTISSLGSIDYRHDEWGVDVTVGGSQKGLMLPPGLSFNAVSDKARAAAKSARLPRSYWDWEAMITVNGTGYFPYTPATNLLFGLDAAIDMLMEEGLDNVFARHDRHAEATRRAVRAWGLEVLAADAREYSSSLTAVMVPDGVDADELRRTILERFDMSLGNGLGRLKGRVFRIGHLGSFNDLMLCATLSGVEMGLVTHGVPVNRGGVQAAMEYLTGNA; encoded by the coding sequence ATGCCGGCGCACAGCGGACGTCACTTCCTTCAGATCCCCGGCCCGACCAACGTCCCGGACCGCATCCTGCGGGCGATCGACCATCCGACCATCGACCACCGCGGGCCGGATTTCGGCCGGCTCGGCGCGAAGGTGCTCGACGGCATCAAGGGGATCTTCCGCACGGCGTCCCCGGTGGTGATATATCCCGCGTCCGGCACCGGCGCCTGGGAAGCGGCGCTGGTCAATACCCTCTCCCCCGGCGACCGCGTCCTGATGGCGGAGACGGGGCATTTCGCCAGCCTGTGGCGCGAGCTGGCCGCCCGCCTGGGGCTGGAGCCGGAATTCCTGCCCGGCGACTGGCGCCACGGCGCCGACCCGGCCGCGATCGAGGCGCGCCTGGCGGAGGACCGCGAGCATGCCATCAAGGCGGTCTGCGTCGTTCACAACGAGACATCGACCGGCGTCGCCAGCCGCATCCCGGAGATCCGGGCGGCCATCGACCGCGCCGGCCATCCCGCGCTGTTCCTGGTCGACACCATCTCCTCCCTGGGCTCGATCGACTACCGCCACGACGAGTGGGGGGTGGATGTCACGGTCGGCGGCTCGCAGAAGGGACTGATGCTGCCGCCCGGCCTCAGCTTCAACGCCGTCAGCGACAAGGCCCGCGCGGCGGCCAAGTCAGCCCGCCTGCCCCGCTCCTATTGGGACTGGGAGGCGATGATCACCGTCAACGGGACCGGCTACTTCCCGTACACCCCTGCGACCAACCTGCTGTTCGGCCTTGACGCCGCGATCGACATGCTGATGGAGGAAGGGCTGGACAACGTCTTCGCCCGCCACGACCGTCATGCCGAGGCGACCCGCCGGGCCGTCCGCGCCTGGGGTCTGGAGGTTCTCGCCGCCGACGCGCGGGAATACTCCAGCTCGCTGACGGCCGTCATGGTGCCCGACGGGGTCGATGCCGACGAGTTGCGCCGGACCATCCTGGAGCGGTTCGACATGTCGCTGGGCAACGGGCTGGGCCGGCTGAAGGGGAGGGTCTTCCGCATCGGCCACCTGGGGTCGTTCAACGACCTCATGCTGTGCGCGACCCTGTCCGGCGTCGAGATGGGCCTGGTGACCCACGGCGTGCCGGTCAACCGGGGCGGCGTCCAGGCGGCGATGGAGTACCTGACCGGCAACGCCTGA
- the fdhD gene encoding formate dehydrogenase accessory sulfurtransferase FdhD has protein sequence MEESLKEEFVVRPDPADPRLTKRVTGIDQTGAPIETSVTVERPLTLFLNGQEIVTMMTICDYPEYLALGYLLNQNMLRTDDRVTDIVYDDEIETVVVRTERPTDFEQKLKKKTLTSGCAQGTVFGDLMEKFGDIRLSSTARLKTSWLAALTRKINTVPSLYLEAGAIHGCVLCQEDRPLVYMEDVGRHNAVDKVAGYMWRHGLTPEDKIFYTTGRLTSEMVIKTVQMGIPILVSRSGFTAWGVELAREAGLTLIGRARGRRFVALAGEERIVFDLESAEKALGEGDDEPSAHRRKGSRGDDGE, from the coding sequence ATGGAAGAATCCCTCAAGGAAGAATTCGTCGTCCGCCCGGATCCCGCCGACCCGCGCCTGACGAAGCGGGTCACCGGCATCGACCAGACCGGCGCCCCGATCGAAACCTCGGTCACCGTCGAGCGACCCCTGACCCTGTTCCTAAACGGTCAGGAGATCGTCACCATGATGACGATCTGCGATTATCCCGAGTATCTGGCGCTGGGATACCTGCTGAACCAGAACATGCTGCGCACCGACGACCGCGTCACCGACATCGTCTACGACGACGAGATCGAGACGGTGGTTGTGCGGACCGAGCGCCCGACCGACTTCGAGCAGAAGCTGAAGAAGAAGACGCTGACCTCGGGCTGCGCCCAGGGCACAGTGTTCGGCGACCTGATGGAGAAGTTCGGCGACATCCGGCTGTCCTCGACGGCGCGGCTCAAGACCTCCTGGCTGGCGGCGCTGACCCGCAAGATCAACACGGTGCCCAGCCTCTACCTGGAAGCCGGCGCGATCCATGGCTGCGTCCTGTGCCAGGAGGACAGGCCGCTGGTCTATATGGAGGATGTCGGCCGCCACAATGCCGTGGACAAGGTGGCCGGCTACATGTGGCGGCACGGCCTGACGCCGGAGGACAAGATCTTCTACACGACCGGGCGCCTGACTTCGGAAATGGTGATCAAGACGGTGCAGATGGGCATTCCCATCCTGGTGTCGCGCAGCGGCTTCACCGCCTGGGGCGTGGAACTGGCGCGCGAGGCCGGGCTGACGCTGATCGGCCGCGCCCGCGGGCGCCGCTTCGTGGCCCTGGCGGGGGAGGAGCGGATCGTGTTCGATCTGGAATCCGCGGAGAAAGCCTTGGGAGAGGGAGACGACGAACCCTCCGCCCACCGCAGGAAGGGGAGCCGCGGCGATGACGGGGAATAG
- a CDS encoding S41 family peptidase, with product MSRTRVAVIASLLLFAPLQAWGQTQAAPAEEMSRTRALNLFNNAFATLRGGFVDQVDADTLVEAAIGGLLASLDPHSKYLNPDRYADNKAQNSGEFGGVGVEMAVENGLVKVLAPIEDSPAFRAGVLAGDLFTHINGQPVRGVTLNEAMDRMRGSVGTPLTVTIQRGPDGKTFELTLVREMVKSPAVRWRAEGTVGYIRISGFTQQTQPGLEKAMAALDAQLGDRLTGYVIDLRDNPGGLVKQAISVCDSFLDQGEIVSTRGRGAPSERRYWATPGDLARGKPIVLIVNGRSASASEIVAGALQDQRRAVVLGSQTFGKGSVQTITPLSNRGATRMTTARYYTPSGRSIQALGITPDIVVEAATITPVGARSEPGIKAGAKPEDYQLTRALDIVRGAAMFSAPPQAASQQAELVR from the coding sequence ATGAGCCGGACCCGCGTCGCCGTCATCGCCTCGCTGCTTCTGTTCGCCCCGCTCCAGGCATGGGGGCAAACTCAGGCGGCACCCGCGGAGGAGATGTCCAGGACGCGGGCCCTGAACCTGTTCAACAACGCCTTCGCCACTCTGCGCGGCGGGTTCGTCGATCAGGTCGATGCCGACACGCTGGTGGAGGCCGCGATCGGCGGGCTGCTGGCGTCGCTCGATCCCCATTCCAAATACCTCAATCCCGACCGCTACGCGGACAACAAGGCGCAGAACAGCGGTGAGTTCGGCGGAGTCGGGGTCGAGATGGCGGTCGAGAACGGGCTGGTGAAGGTGCTGGCCCCGATCGAGGATTCGCCGGCCTTCCGGGCCGGCGTCCTGGCCGGCGACCTGTTCACCCATATCAACGGCCAGCCGGTTCGCGGCGTTACCCTGAACGAGGCGATGGACCGCATGCGGGGCAGCGTCGGCACGCCCCTGACGGTCACGATCCAGCGCGGTCCCGATGGCAAGACCTTCGAACTGACGCTGGTGCGCGAGATGGTCAAGAGCCCGGCGGTGCGCTGGCGGGCCGAAGGCACCGTCGGCTATATCAGGATCAGCGGCTTCACCCAGCAGACCCAGCCGGGGCTGGAGAAGGCCATGGCGGCGCTGGACGCGCAGTTGGGCGACCGGCTGACGGGCTATGTGATCGACCTGCGGGACAATCCGGGCGGGCTGGTCAAGCAGGCGATCTCGGTCTGCGACAGCTTCCTGGACCAGGGCGAGATCGTCTCGACCCGCGGCCGGGGAGCCCCGTCGGAGCGGCGCTACTGGGCGACTCCCGGCGACCTCGCCCGCGGCAAGCCGATCGTCCTGATCGTCAACGGCCGGAGCGCCTCCGCGTCGGAGATCGTCGCCGGAGCCCTCCAGGACCAGCGCCGGGCCGTCGTCCTGGGCAGCCAGACCTTCGGCAAGGGCTCGGTCCAGACCATCACGCCGCTGTCCAACCGGGGAGCGACCCGGATGACCACGGCGCGCTACTACACGCCGTCGGGCCGCTCCATCCAGGCGCTGGGGATCACGCCCGACATCGTCGTGGAGGCGGCGACGATCACGCCGGTGGGTGCGCGGTCCGAGCCGGGCATCAAGGCCGGGGCCAAGCCGGAGGATTACCAGCTTACACGCGCTTTGGACATCGTGCGCGGAGCGGCGATGTTCTCTGCGCCGCCGCAGGCGGCTTCCCAGCAGGCGGAGCTGGTGCGCTAG
- the mobA gene encoding molybdenum cofactor guanylyltransferase MobA: MTGNRAEDVVGVLLAGGLSRRMGGGDKTLRPLAGRPILDRIIDRVRPQVGRLVLNANGDPARFAMTGLDVVPDVVPDYAGPLAGVLSGLDWAAEHAPGARWVASFATDAPFQPPDLVERLLAAVEREGADMACARSGGREHPVFGLWPVHLRHDLRRAMVGEQVRKVDVWTARYRLAIADFETGPVDPFFNTNRPDDLAEAERLVREGLVDQ, encoded by the coding sequence ATGACGGGGAATAGGGCGGAGGATGTCGTCGGCGTGCTGCTGGCCGGCGGGCTGTCGCGCCGCATGGGCGGCGGCGACAAGACGCTGAGGCCGCTGGCCGGCCGGCCGATCCTGGACCGGATCATCGACCGCGTCCGGCCCCAAGTGGGCCGGCTGGTTCTGAACGCCAACGGCGACCCGGCGCGATTCGCCATGACGGGACTGGACGTCGTGCCCGACGTGGTGCCGGACTATGCCGGGCCGCTGGCCGGCGTGCTGAGCGGGCTGGACTGGGCGGCGGAGCACGCCCCCGGCGCCCGTTGGGTGGCGAGCTTCGCGACAGACGCGCCGTTCCAGCCGCCCGACCTTGTGGAGCGGCTGCTCGCCGCCGTGGAGCGCGAAGGCGCCGACATGGCGTGCGCCCGGTCCGGCGGGCGCGAGCATCCGGTGTTCGGCCTGTGGCCGGTCCATCTGCGCCACGACCTGCGCCGGGCCATGGTCGGGGAGCAGGTCCGCAAGGTCGATGTCTGGACCGCGCGGTACCGGCTGGCGATCGCGGATTTCGAAACCGGCCCGGTGGACCCTTTCTTCAACACCAACCGTCCCGACGACCTCGCGGAAGCGGAGCGGCTGGTGAGGGAGGGGCTGGTCGATCAGTGA
- a CDS encoding GntR family transcriptional regulator: protein MTDALMEPAGRIARRSLHDEVVERVRGLVLEGELAPGSRVPEKQLCEQFGISRTPLREALKVLASEGLLELLPNRGAVVTRLTARDVDEMFEVMGALESLSGELACARIDDAGISSIRGIHERMVEHYRRGELPDYFRLNQRIHEGIMDASGNATLRTLYDGLATRIRRARYMANMSDARWKQAVDEHEEILALLERRDGVALGAALRRHLSNKCEVVKAAFTD, encoded by the coding sequence ATGACCGATGCGCTGATGGAACCGGCCGGCCGGATCGCGCGGCGCTCGCTCCACGACGAGGTGGTCGAGCGGGTGCGCGGGCTGGTGCTGGAGGGCGAGCTGGCGCCCGGCAGCCGGGTTCCGGAAAAGCAGCTGTGCGAGCAGTTCGGCATCTCGCGCACGCCGCTTCGCGAGGCGCTGAAGGTGCTGGCCTCAGAAGGGCTGCTGGAACTGCTGCCCAACCGCGGCGCCGTGGTGACCAGGCTGACCGCCCGCGACGTGGACGAGATGTTCGAGGTGATGGGCGCGCTGGAGTCCCTGTCGGGCGAGCTGGCCTGCGCCCGCATCGACGACGCCGGGATATCCTCGATCCGCGGGATTCACGAGCGCATGGTCGAGCATTACCGGCGGGGCGAGCTGCCGGACTATTTCCGGCTGAACCAGCGCATCCACGAGGGTATCATGGATGCTTCCGGCAACGCCACGCTGCGCACCCTGTACGACGGCCTCGCCACCCGCATCCGCCGCGCCCGCTACATGGCGAACATGTCGGACGCCCGATGGAAGCAGGCGGTGGACGAGCACGAGGAGATCCTGGCGCTCCTGGAGCGCCGCGACGGCGTTGCCCTGGGGGCGGCGCTGCGGCGGCACCTGAGCAACAAATGCGAGGTCGTGAAGGCGGCGTTCACGGATTAG